From the Macaca nemestrina isolate mMacNem1 chromosome 7, mMacNem.hap1, whole genome shotgun sequence genome, one window contains:
- the LOC105481834 gene encoding glycogen phosphorylase, liver form translates to MAKPLTDQEKRRQISIRGIVGVENVAELKKGFNRHLHFTLVKDRNVATPRDYYFALAHTVRDHLVGRWIRTQQHYYDKCPKRVYYLSLEFYMGRTLQNTMINLGLQNACDEAIYQLGLDIEELEEIEEDAGLGNGGLGRLAACFLDSMATLGLAAYGYGIRYEYGIFNQKIRDGWQVEEADDWLRYGNPWEKSRPEFMLPVHFYGKVEHTNTGTKWIDTQVVLALPYDTPVPGYMNNTVNTMRLWSARAPNDFNLRDFNVGDYIQAVLDRNLAENISRVLYPNDNFFEGKELRLKQEYFVVAATLQDIIRRFKASKFGSTCGTGTVFDAFPDQVAIQLNDTHPALAIPELMRIFVDIEKLPWSKAWELTQKTFAYTNHTVLPEALERWPVELVEKLLPRHLEIIYEINQKHLDKIVALFPKDVDRLRRMSLIEEEGSKRINMAHLCIVGSHTVNGVAKIHSDIVKTKVFKDFSELEPDKFQNKTNGITPRRWLLLCNPGLAELIAEKIGEDYVKDLSQLTKLHSFLGDDIFLRELAKVKQENKLKFSQFLEKEYKVKINPSSMFDVQVKRIHEYKRQLLNCLHVITMYNRIKKDPKKLFVPRTVIIGGKAAPGYHMAKMIIKLITSVADVVNNDPMVGSKLKVIFLENYRVSLAEKVIPATDLSEQISTAGTEASGTGNMKFMLNGALTIGTMDGANVEMAEEAGEENLFIFGMRVDDVAALDKKGYEAKEYYEALPELKLVIDQIDNGFFSPKQPDLFKDIINMLFYHDRFKVFADYEAYVKCQDKVSQLYMNPKAWNTMVLKNIAASGKFSSDRTIKEYAQNIWNVEPSDLKISLSNESNKVNGN, encoded by the exons agGGTTTATTACCTCTCTCTGGAATTTTACATGGGCCGAACATTACAGAACACCATGATCAACCTCGGTCTGCAAAATGCCTGTGATGAAGCCATTTACCAG CTTGGACTGGATATAGAAGAGTtagaagaaattgaagaagatgcTGGACTTGGCAATGGTGGTCTTGGGAGACTTGCTG CCTGCTTCTTGGATTCCATGGCAACCCTGGGACTTGCAGCCTATGGATATGGCATTCGGTATGAATACGGGATTTTCAATCAGAAGATCCGAGATGGATGGCAG GTAGAAGAAGCAGATGATTGGCTCAGATATGGAAACCCTTGGGAGAAGTCCCGCCCAGAATTCATGCTGCCTGTGCACTTCTATGGAAAAGTAGAACACACCAATACTGGGACCAAGTGGATTGACACTCAG gtggtcctggctctgccatatGACACCCCAGTGCCCGGCTACATGAACAACACTGTCAACACCATGCGCCTCTGGTCTGCTCGGGCACCGAATGACTTTAACCTCAGAGACT TTAATGTTGGAGACTACATTCAGGCTGTGCTGGACCGAAACCTGGCCGAGAACATCTCCCGGGTCCTCTATCCCAATGACAAT TTTTTTGAAGGGAAGGAGCTAAGATTGAAGCAGGAATACTTTGTGGTGGCTGCAACCTTGCAAGATATCATCCGCCGTTTCAAAGCTTCCAAGTTTGGCTCCACCTGTGGTACAGGAACTGTGTTTGATGCCTTCCCGGATCAG GTGGCCATCCAGCTGAATGACACTCACCCTGCACTCGCCATCCCTGAGCTGATGAGGATTTTTGTGGATATTGAAAAACTGCCCTGGTCCAAG GCTTGGGAGCTCACCCAGAAGACCTTCGCCTACACCAACCACACAGTGCTCCCAGAAGCCCTGGAGCGCTGGCCCGTGGAGCTGGTGGAGAAGCTGCTCCCTCGACATTTGGAAATCATTTATGAGATAAATCAGAAGCATTTAGAT AAAATTGTGGCCTTGTTTCCTAAAGATGTGGACCGTCTGAGAAGGATGTCTCTGatagaagaggaaggaagcaaaAGGATCAACATGGCCCATCTCTGCATTGTGGGTTCCCACACTGTGAATGGCGTGGCTAAAATCCACTCAGACATCGTGAAGACTAAAGT ATTCAAGGACTTTAGTGAACTAGAACCTGACAAGTTTCAGAATAAAACCAATGGGATCACTCCGAGGCGCTGGCTCCTACTCTGCAACCCAGGACTTGCAGAGCTCATAGCAGAG AAAATTGGAGAAGACTATGTGAAAGACCTGAGCCAGCTGACGAAGCTCCACAGCTTCCTGGGTGATGATATCTTCCTCCGGGAACTCGCCAAAGTGAAGCAG GAGAATAAGCTGAAGTTTTCTCAGTTCCTGGAGAAGGAGTACAAAGTGAAGATCAACCCATCCTCCATGTTTGACGTCCAGGTGAAGAGGATACATGAGTACAAGCGACAGCTCTTGAACTGTCTGCACGTGATTACGATGTACAACC GCATTAAGAAAGACCCTAAGAAGTTATTCGTGCCAAGGACAGTTATCATTGGTGGTAAA GCTGCCCCAGGATATCACATGGCCAAAATGATCATAAAGCTGATCACTTCAGTGGCAGATGTGGTGAACAATGACCCCATGGTTGGAAGCAAGTTGAAAGTCATCTTCTTAGAGAACTACAGAGTATCTCTTGCTGAAAAAG TCATTCCAGCCACAGATCTGTCAGAGCAGATTTCCACTGCAGGCACCGAAGCCTCGGGGACAGGCAATATGAAGTTCATGCTAAATGGGGCCCTAACCATCGGGACCATGGATGGGGCCAACGTGGAAATGGCAGAGGAAGCCGGGGAAGAGAACCTGTTCATCTTTGGCATGAGGGTAGATGATGTGGCTGCTTTGGACAAGAAAGG GTATGAGGCAAAAGAATATTATGAGGCACTTCCAGAGCTGAAGCTGGTCATCGATCAAATTGACAATGGCTTTTTTTCTCCCAAGCAGCCTGACCTCTTCAAAGATATCATCAACATGCTATTTTATCATGACAG GTTTAAAGTCTTTGCAGACTATGAAGCCTATGTCAAGTGTCAAGATAAAGTGAGTCAGCTGTACATG AATCCAAAGGCCTGGAACACGATGGTACTCAAAAATATAGCTGCCTCTGGGAAATTCTCCAGTGATCGAACAATTAAAGAATATGCCCAGAACATCTGGAACGTGGAACCTTCAGATCTAAAGATTTCACTATCCAATGAATCTAACAAAGTCAATGGAAATTGA